A region of Vigna radiata var. radiata cultivar VC1973A chromosome 6, Vradiata_ver6, whole genome shotgun sequence DNA encodes the following proteins:
- the LOC106762973 gene encoding fasciclin-like arabinogalactan protein 7, which produces MEFSTVFIISNIMLLLSSAFAKTASPPSLSPTPAPAPAPDFVNLTELLSVAGPFHTFLGYLESTKVIDTFQNQANNTEEGITIFVPKDTAFSSVKKSALSNLTSDQIKQVILFHALPHFYSLADFTKLSETSSTPTFAGGDYTLNFTDNSGTVLISSGWSKTKVSSAVHSTDPVAIYQVDKVLLPEAIFGTDIPPAPAPAPTPDIAPAADSPTEHSADTKASSPSSSLDASSSHKLIISFGIWANLVLASFGVLVLF; this is translated from the coding sequence ATGGAGTTTTCTACGGTTTTCATTATCAGCAACATTATGCTGCTTCTCAGTTCAGCATTTGCCAAAACTGCTAGTCCTCCCTCTCTGAGCCCAACTCCAGCACCAGCCCCAGCACCAGACTTTGTGAACCTTACTGAGTTGCTCAGTGTTGCTGGTCCATTTCACACCTTCCTTGGATACCTTGAATCCACCAAAGTGATCGACACTTTCCAAAACCAAGCCAACAACACCGAAGAAGGAATTACCATCTTTGTTCCTAAGGACACTGCCTTCTCATCTGTGAAGAAATCTGCTCTGTCCAATCTCACCTCTGATCAGATAAAGCAAGTGATCctcttccatgccttgcctCATTTCTATTCTCTGGCTGACTTCACAAAACTCAGCGAAACCAGCTCCACTCCCACATTTGCTGGAGGGGATTACACTTTGAATTTCACTGATAATTCTGGGACAGTGCTCATAAGTTCAGGATGGTCAAAGACCAAGGTGAGCAGTGCTGTTCATTCCACAGATCCTGTTGCTATATACCAAGTTGACAAGGTCCTACTTCCTGAGGCAATTTTTGGCACTGATATACCTCCAGCACCTGCTCCAGCACCAACTCCTGATATTGCCCCAGCTGCAGATTCTCCCACCGAACACAGTGCAGACACCAAAGCATCTTCTCCATCATCTTCTCTTGATGCCTCCTCTTCTCACAAGCTCATCATCAGCTTTGGAATCTGGGCCAACCTTGTCCTGGCATCTTTTGGTGTGCTGGTGCTCTTCTGA
- the LOC106763183 gene encoding rho GDP-dissociation inhibitor 1 translates to MGFDENKETGENSEATDHENETHKNEGEPVSRQVSEASIYATEEEEDEPGSKIQLGPQCTLKEHLEKDKDDESLRRWKEQLLGSVDVNNVAEILDPEVKISSLSIVSADRDDIVLPIPEDGNPKGLWFTLKEGSQYRLKFTFQVSNNIVSGLKYTNTVWKTGVKVDSTKEMLGTFSPQQEPYTHEMPEETTPSGLFARGSYSARSKFLDDDNKCYLEINYTFDIRKEWAG, encoded by the exons ATGGGGTTCgatgaaaacaaagaaaccGGCGAGAACAGTGAGGCAACAGATCATGAAAACGAAACTCACAAAAACGAAGGTGAGCCCGTGAGCAGGCAAGTCAGTGAGGCTTCTATCTATGCaactgaagaagaagaggacGAACCCGGATCCAAAattcaattgggtcctcaatGCACTCTTAAAGAACACCTCGAGAAAGATAAG GATGATGAAAGTCTAAGGAGATGGAAGGAGCAACTCCTTGGAAGTGTAGATGTGAATAATGTTGCag AAATTTTGGACCCTGAAGTGAAAATCAGTAGCTTGTCTATTGTCTCTGCTGATAGAGATGACATTGTTCTTCCCATTCCTGAAGATGGGAATCCAAAGGGTTTATGGTTCACTCTAAAGGAAGGTAGTCAATATCGATTGAAATTCACCTTCCAAGTGAGCAATAATATCGTATCTGGCTTAAAATACACTAACACTGTTTGGAAGACTGGTGTGAAGG TGGATAGCACAAAAGAGATGCTTGGAACTTTCAGTCCTCAACAAGAGCCTTACACACATGAGATGCCTGAAGAAACCACACCCTCTGGACTATTTGCAAGAGGATCATATTCTGCAAGATCAAAG TTtcttgatgatgacaacaaatGCTACTTGGAGATCAACTATACTTTTGATATTAGGAAGGAATGGGCAGGTTGA
- the LOC106764115 gene encoding fruit protein pKIWI501 produces MATVEVVSANVALPEDKIEASFKGDEAKEEEIAATPTPTQAAESVTEKTNEAPEAAASEDKPSDEVEAKEVVEEVTEEPTVEKTEEETSKEEAETEEAKENADPDEVKTAEAVTVTQTEKEDEGVAKEEVKTESPEGKSEEEKVETEGSDEKKEEEVIAEAEKSEEVAVTEAPTEKTE; encoded by the exons ATGGCCACTGTTGAG gTTGTATCAGCAAATGTTGCCCTCCCAGAGGACAAGATAGAGGCATCATTTAAGGGTGACGAggcaaaggaagaagaaattgcTGCAACTCCAACACCAACACAAGCAGCAGAGTCTGTCACTGAGAAAACCAACGAGGCCCCAGAAGCAGCAGCCTCAGAAGACAAGCCCTCGGACGAAGTTGAGGCTAAAGAAGTGGTAGAAGAGGTTACAGAAGAGCCAACAGTCGAGAAGACGGAAGAGGAAACTTCAAAGGAAGAAGCTGAGacagaagaagcaaaagaaaatgcTGACCCTGATGAGGTGAAAACAGCAGAAGCAGTGACAGTGACACAGActgagaaagaagatgaaggtgTAGCGAAGGAAGAGGTAAAGACAGAAAGCCCAGAAGGGAAAAGCGAGGAGGAGAAGGTTGAGACAGAAGGATCAGATGAAAAGAAAGAGGAGGAAGTGATAGCAGAAGCTGAGAAGAGCGAGGAGGTGGCAGTGACAGAGGCTCCGACAGAGAAGACTGAGTAA
- the LOC106764320 gene encoding uncharacterized protein LOC106764320 isoform X1, whose translation MASLFSNSPMVRGRDEVYVAAMPLRATKGPPQLLMSAAYSLNFWDLQHFMVIIKPYSPSQVLVYDFQPKDPEDIYVALAALYGRAVPGAVLVRKLQKLPRNKCWLVGYSTEDAMEIASEFNKKWETNLRIGLHDCRDYTNSLVKQLTGEKDVLERLRNIGG comes from the exons ATGGCGTCGTTGTTTTCGAAttctccaatggtaagaggcaGAGATGAAGTGTATGTTGCTGCAATGCCTCTGAGGGCTACAAAGGGACCACCCCAGTTGCTTATGTCTGCTGCTTACTCCCTCAATTTCTGGGATTTGCAGCATTTCATGGTCATCATCAAACCCTATTCACCTTCTCAG GTTCTGGTTTATGATTTTCAGCCCAAAGATCCCGAAGATATATATGTGGCACTAGCAGCTTTGTATGGTAGAGCAGTGCCTG GAGCTGTTCTTGTGAGGAAGTTACAAAAGTTACCAAGAAACAAATGCTGGCTTGTTGGATATTCAACTGAGGATGCAATGGAAATAGCATCAGAATTCAACAAAAAATGGGAAACAAATTTGAGAATTGGCCTACACGATTGTCGCGATTATACCAACA GTTTGGTTAAGCAACTCACTGGCGAAAAAGATGTGCTGGAACGTCTGAGAAACATTGGTGGATAG
- the LOC106764320 gene encoding uncharacterized protein LOC106764320 isoform X2 translates to MASLFSNSPMVRGRDEVYVAAMPLRATKGPPQLLMSAAYSLNFWDLQHFMVIIKPYSPSQVLVYDFQPKDPEDIYVALAALYGRAVPGAVLVRKLQKLPRNKCWLVGYSTEDAMEIASEFNKKWETNLRIGLHDCRDYTNILP, encoded by the exons ATGGCGTCGTTGTTTTCGAAttctccaatggtaagaggcaGAGATGAAGTGTATGTTGCTGCAATGCCTCTGAGGGCTACAAAGGGACCACCCCAGTTGCTTATGTCTGCTGCTTACTCCCTCAATTTCTGGGATTTGCAGCATTTCATGGTCATCATCAAACCCTATTCACCTTCTCAG GTTCTGGTTTATGATTTTCAGCCCAAAGATCCCGAAGATATATATGTGGCACTAGCAGCTTTGTATGGTAGAGCAGTGCCTG GAGCTGTTCTTGTGAGGAAGTTACAAAAGTTACCAAGAAACAAATGCTGGCTTGTTGGATATTCAACTGAGGATGCAATGGAAATAGCATCAGAATTCAACAAAAAATGGGAAACAAATTTGAGAATTGGCCTACACGATTGTCGCGATTATACCAACA TTTTACCATGA
- the LOC106763880 gene encoding NAD(P)H-dependent 6'-deoxychalcone synthase, with the protein MAAVEIPTLVLPNSSSQQRVPVVGMGSAPDFTCKTDTKEAIIEAIKQGYRHFDTAAAYGSEQALGEALKEAVQLGLVSRQDLFVTSKLWVTDNHPHLVVSALKKSLRTLQLEYLDLYLIHWPISSQPGKFSFPIEVSDLLPFDVKGVWEAMEECQKLGLTRAIGVSNFSVKKLENLLSVATIRPVVNQVEMNLAWQQKKLREFCSENGIVITAFSPLRKGASKGANEVMENEMLKEIAEAHGKTIAQVSLRWLYEQGVTFVPKSYDKGRMNQNLQIFDWKLTKQDLQKISEIYQNRLINGPTKPQLNDLWDDEI; encoded by the exons ATGGCTGCTGTCGAAATTCCTACGTTGGTGCTTCCAAACTCTAGTTCCCAACAAAGGGTGCCAGTGGTCGGAATGGGTTCTGCCCCAGATTTCACCTGCAAGACAGACACAAAGGAAGCAATCATTGAGGCCATAAAACAAGGTTACAGACACTTTGACACTGCTGCTGCCTATGGCTCTGAGCAAGCTCTTGGTGAAGCCTTGAAAGAAGCAGTTCAACTTGGCCTTGTCTCTCGCCAAGATCTCTTTGTCACTTCCAAGCTTTGGGTCACTGACAATCATCCTCATCTCGTTGTTTCAGCCTTGAAAAAATCACTCAG AACTCTTCAACTGGAGTATCTCGATCTCTATCTCATTCACTGGCCCATCAGTTCTCAACCTGGAAAATTCTCATTTCCTATCGAGGTTTCAGATCTTTTGCCTTTTGACGTAAAGGGTGTGTGGGAAGCCATGGAAGAATGTCAAAAGCTTGGTCTGACACGAGCCATTGGTGTGAGCAACTTTTCTGTGAAGAAACTTGAGAATTTGTTGTCTGTTGCTACCATCCGTCCTGTGGTGAATCAA GTGGAGATGAATCTTGCATGGCAGCAGAAGAAGCTGAGAGAGTTCTGCAGTGAAAATGGGATAGTGATAACTGCATTTTCTCCTTTGAGGAAAGGTGCAAGTAAGGGAGCAAATGAAGTGATGGAGAATGAAATGCTGAAAGAGATTGCAGAGGCTCATGGTAAGACTATAGCTCAAGTTTCTCTGAGATGGTTGTATGAACAAGGAGTCACCTTCGTGCCAAAGAGCTACGATAAGGGAAGGATGAACCAAAATCTACAGATATTTGATTGGAAGTTAACCAAACAAGATCTTCAAAAAATTAGTGAAATATATCAAAATCGTTTGATCAATGGACCCACCAAACCCCAACTCAATGATCTTTGGGATGATGAAATATAA
- the LOC106762915 gene encoding NAD(P)H-dependent 6'-deoxychalcone synthase: protein MVAVEIPTLVLPNSSSQQKVPVVGMGSAPDFTCKKDTKEAIIEAIKQGYRHFDTAAAYGSEQALGEALKEAVELGLVSRQDLFVTSKLWVTDNHPDLVVSALRKSLRTLQLEYLDLYLIHWPLSSQPGKFSFPIEVEDLLPFDVKGVWKAMEECQKLGLTKAIGVSNFSVKKLQNLLSVATILPVVNQVEMNLAWQQKELREFCSANGIIITAFSPLRKGASRGPNEVMDNDVLKEIADAHGKSIAQICLRWLYEQGVTFVPKSYDKERMNQNLKIFDWALTEEDHTKINQIHQSRLIAGPTKPQLNDLWD from the exons ATGGTTGCTGTCGAAATTCCTACATTGGTGCTTCCAAACTCCTCTTCCCAACAGAAGGTGCCAGTGGTCGGAATGGGTTCTGCACCAGATTTCACCTGCAAGAAAGACACAAAGGAAGCAATCATTGAAGCCATAAAACAAGGCTACAGACACTTTGACACTGCTGCTGCCTATGGCTCTGAGCAAGCTCTTGGTGAAGCCTTGAAAGAAGCAGTTGAACTTGGCCTTGTCTCTCGCCAAGACCTCTTTGTCACGTCAAAGCTTTGGGTCACTGACAATCATCCTGATCTTGTTGTTTCAGCTTTGCGCAAATCACTCAg AACTCTTCAACTAGAGTACTTGGATCTTTATCTTATTCACTGGCCTCTTAGTTCTCAACCTGGAAAGTTTTCTTTTCCCATTGAAGTAGAAGATCTCTTGCCTTTTGATGTGAAGGGTGTGTGGAAAGCCATGGAAGAATGTCAAAAGCTTGGCCTCACTAAAGCTATTGGAGTCAGCAACTTCTCTGTGAAGAAACTTCAGAATCTGTTGTCTGTTGCTACCATCCTTCCTGTGGTGAATCAg gTGGAAATGAACCTTGCATGGCAACAAAAGGAACTGAGAGAGTTTTGCAGTGCAAATGGTATAATCATAACTGCATTTTCACCTTTAAGGAAAGGTGCAAGCAGGGGTCCAAATGAAGTGATGGATAATGATGTACTGAAAGAAATTGCAGATGCTCATGGCAAATCCATAGCTCAAATTTGCCTTAGATGGTTGTATGAACAAGGAGTCACTTTTGTTCCAAAAAGCTATGATAAGGAGAGGATGAACCAAAATTTGAAGATCTTTGATTGGGCATTGACAGAAGAAGATCatactaaaataaatcaaattcatcagAGTCGTTTAATCGCTGGACCCACCAAGCCACAGCTCAATGATCTTTGGGATTAG
- the LOC106765000 gene encoding nuclear pore complex protein NUP96 has product MECDVGGVSDSFVLHTCKRRRVCKACIAPSVDIMTETEAFLPVLKSSGYYTKPSLKELLARELVEPGYCGRVSDFTVGKFGYGYVRFLNETDVRGLHIDEIVNFRRHEIVVYSDENDKPAVGQGLNKAAEVVLVLDSEILKSMEGKEDVLVNKLKQITERQEAQFISFDPVTGKWKFLVEHFSRFGFGDDDEEDIVMDDAEVYDVEKESPSNTNEVELSHSLPSHLRLDPVKMREMRLLMFPGDEEVEDLSHKSSSDKQYVRPLQSSAHVINHRFTPPVTRKTPFPLLEYKHGNFDSNSPGGILMVQQHKGVPLRTVKSQGFNLDLKHETPVSGNYAHNIVDAGLFMGKSFRVGWGPNGILVHSGAPVGSSGDHRLLSSVINLEKVAFDNVVRDENKKVSEELIEHAFVSPLKFHKGINHVMKEVEIGPCRLKLQKLEANRMILSEISHQYCDLIERQLSVPGLSSSTRLGLTHQVMTWELIRVLFSDREEKGQVESLGADNEEDMMQDMKEISQDVDREALPLIRRAEFSYWLRESVSYHVQNQISSLNDSDYLQHIFVLLTGRQLDEAVQLAVSKGDVRLACLLSQAGGSTVNRSDIARQLDIWRNKGLDFSFIEDDRLRLYELLAGNIHDALHDIKIDWRRFLGLLMWYKLPPNTSLPIAFQTYKHFLDEGTAPYPVPLFIDEGTLEEVISWNSDKHFDISFYLMLLHASEETRFSFLKAMFSAFSSSPDPLDYHMIWHQRAVLEAVGVINSNDLHILDMSFVSQLLCLGKCHWAIYVILHLPLREDYPYLHVNLIREILFQYCETWSSDESQQQFIEDLGIPTDWMHEALATYYNYNQDHSKALEQFLQCAYWQKAHSIFITSVAHRLFLQSKHADIWSIATSMEDHKSEIENWELGAGIYISFYLMRNTLQGDPNSMTELDSLENKNAACQDFVSQLNESLAVWGGRLPVDARVVYSRMASEICDLLLSSVGEGATRDEQFNCFGTAFSAPIPEDQRSGHLQDAVYLFTSYLLEISN; this is encoded by the exons ATGGAATGTGACGTTGGAGGCGTCTCTGATTCATTCGTGCTGCATACTTGTAAGAGAAGAAGGGTTTGTAAAGCCTGCATTGCTCCGTCCGTTGATATCATGACAGAAACTGAAGCTTTTTTGCCTGTATTGAAATCAAGCGGTTATTATACCAAACCATCTCTGAAAGAATTACTGGCCAGGGAGCTTGTTGAACCTGGTTATTGCGGCCGTGTTTCTGATTTCACTGTTGGGAAATTTGGTTATGGATATGTCAGATTTCTTAACGAAACTGATGTGAGGGGGTTACatatagatgaaattgtaaactttCGCAGGCATGAGATAGTTGTATACAGTGATGAAAATGATAAGCCTGCAGTTGGTCAGGGCCTCAACAAGGCAGCTGAAGTAGTTTTGGTATTAGACAGTGAAATATTGAAGTCTATGGAGGGCAAGGAAGATGTGCTAGtgaacaaattaaaacaaatcacAGAGAGACAGGAAGCTCAATTTATTTCCTTTGATCCAGTGACTGGTAAGTGGAAATTCTTAGTTGAACACTTCAGCAGATTTGGGTTtggagatgatgatgaggaagacATCGTCATGGATGATGCTGAGGTATATGATGTTGAGAAAGAATCACCATCAAATACCAATGAAGTTGagctttctcattctcttccttctcatctTAGGCTTGATCCTGTTAAGATGAGAGAAATGAGATTATTGATGTTTCCAGGTGACGAAGAGGTAGAAGACTTAAGTCATAAATCATCTTCTGACAAGCAGTATGTACGGCCTTTACAAAGTTCTGCTCACGTAATTAACCATCGTTTCACCCCACCAGTTACAAGAAAAACTCCATTTCCATTACTTGAGTATAAACATGGTAATTTTGATTCAAATTCTCCTGGAGGCATTTTGATGGTTCAGCAGCATAAGGGCGTGCCTCTCAGGACAGTTAAATCACAAGGTTTTAATCTTGATCTCAAACATGAAACTCCAGTATCTGGAAACTATGCTCACAATATAGTTGATGCTGGTCTATTTATGGGTAAATCATTCCGAGTTGGTTGGGGACCAAATGGCATTCTTGTACACTCTGGTGCACCTGTAGGAAGCAGTGGTGATCACAGGCTGTTATCATCTGTCATCAATTTGGAGAAAGTTGCTTTTGATAATGTGGTCagggatgaaaataaaaaagtgagtGAGGAACTTATTGAACATGCTTTCGTATCTCCATTAAAGTTTCACAAAGGAATAAACCATGTgatgaaagaagttgaaattgGTCCCTGCAGGTTGAAACTTCAAAAACTTGAAGCTAATCGTATGATCCTGTCTGAGATTTCTCATCAGTACTGTGATCTTATTGAGAGGCAACTGAGTGTTCCTGGGTTATCTTCCTCTACTCGTTTGGGTCTGACACACCAAGTAATGACCTGGGAATTAATTAGAGTTCTTTTTTCTGATAGAGAAGAAAAGGGTCAAGTAGAATCTTTGGGTGCTGACAACGAAGAAGATATGATGCAGGACATGAAGGAAATTTCTCAAGATGTTGACCGAGAAGCACTCCCTCTAATAAGGAGGGCAGAGTTTAGTTATTGGTTGCGAGAGAGTGTTTCCTATCATGTTCAAAATCAAATAAGCTCTCTAAATGATTCTGATTATCTGCAACATATTTTTGTACTCTTGACTGGGAGGCAACTGGATGAGGCAGTTCAACTGGCTGTGTCCAAAGGAGATGTGAGATTGGCTTGTTTATTAAGTCAGGCTGGTGGATCTACTGTGAATCGCTCTGATATAGCAAGACAACTTGATATTTGGAGAAATAAAGGGCTGgattttagttttattgaaGATGACAGATTGAGACTCTATGAATTGCTTGCTGGAAATATTCATGATGCATTGCATGATATCAAAATTGACTGGAGGAGGTTCTTAGGTTTATTAATGTGGTACAAATTACCACCAAACACTTCATTACCCATTGCTTTTCAGACTTACAAGCATTTTCTTGATGAGGGAACAGCTCCGTATCCTGTTCCCCTTTTTATTGATGAAGGAACACTAGAAGAGGTCATCAGTTGGAACTCCGATAAGCACTTTGACATTTCATTTTATCTAATGCTTCTTCATGCTAGTGAAGAGACCAGATTCAGCTTTTTGAAGGCTATGTTTAGTGCATTCTCTTCCTCCCCAGATCCACTTGATTACCATATGATTTGGCATCAACGTGCAGTATTGGAAGCTGTGGGTGTTATCAATTCTAACGATCTTCATATTTTAGACATGTCATTTGTGTCTCAGTTATTGTGCTTAGGGAAATGTCATTGGGCCATATATGTGATCCTTCACTTGCCCCTTCGTGAAGATTATCCGTATCTTCATGTAAATTTGATTCGGGAAATATTGTTCCAATACTGTGAAACTTGGAGTTCAGACGAATCTCAGCAACAGTTCATTGAGGATTTGGGCATTCCCACGGACTGGATGCACGAGGCTTTG GCAACCTATTATAATTACAATCAGGATCACTCGAAAGCTCTTGAGCAATTTCTTCAGTGTGCATATTGGCAGAAAGctcattctatttttataacatCGGTTGCTCATAGATTGTTCTTGCAAT CAAAACATGCTGATATATGGAGTATAGCAACTTCCATGGAGGACCATAAATCAGAAATTGAAAACTGGGAGTTGGGAGCTGGaatttacatttcattttatttgatgaGAAACACGCTTCAGGGTGATCCCAATTCCATGACCGAATTG GATtctcttgaaaataaaaatgctgCTTGTCAGGATTTTGTCAGTCAGCTAAATGAATCCCTGGCGGTTTGGGGTGGCAGACTACCTGTTGACGcaag GGTGGTGTATTCAAGAATGGCAAGCGAGATATGTGATTTGCTGCTCTCATCTGTTGGTGAGGGTGCAACCCGTGATGAGCAATTTAACTGTTTTGGCACTGCTTTCAGTGCTCCCATTCCAGAAGACCAGCGCTCTGGTCACTTGCAGGATGCAGTATATCTTTTTACCAGCTACCTCTTAGAGATATCTAATTAA